The sequence ACGAATCTTTCCACAATATTGGCCTTACCTATTACAAAAGAAAATACGAAGATCTCGGATTGTATAATATTACCAAAAAACCTGAAGATGTAGGAAAATTCAGAACCCCTCAGCTAAGAGATCTAATGCTTACTCAACCATGGATGCATAATGGCTTTTTCGGAGAATTGGAAGGGATCGTAAATATATACAACAGTGGAATGCACATGATAGATCCTTCTCCTGAAGCAAAAGAGAAAGATCCGCTGTATCCCGTAACTGATCCTTTATTAAAACCTTTAAAGCTCACCAAAGAAGAGAAAAAAGCTTTGGTTTCCTTCCTTGAAGCTCTTTCAGGCACAAAATATAAAATGAGACGACCGGAATTTCCGGTAGAATAAACAAAAAGGTTCGGCATTCGCCGGACCTTTTTGTTGCTGAAAATACTGTAATACCTCCCAGCTTCCCACCTCTTCCTCATCCCGATAAAAAACATTAATTTCGTTAGAAATAAACACGCCAATATGAAAATAGCTATTTTGGGAGCCGGAAACATGGGACTATCATTTTCAAAATCATTTTTGAAATATGAACTGATTAAGCCGGAAAACCTTCACCTGATTACCCGAAGCCATACTAAAATTTTTAAAATAACAGGTGAATTTCCCAAATCAAAAACATCCACCTTTGATGAAGTTACAGAGCTGGATGCAGACTTAATTATCATTGCCGTAAAACCACAGGATTTCCAGACAGTTGCTCAGAATTTTAAGTTTACCTTAAAGGATAATCAAATGGTTCTATCCATTATGGCTGGAATTAATATTGAGAAAATTCAAAAATCATTAAACCATCCACTCGTTGTAAGAGCAATGCCCAACTCTCCTACCCTTCTGGGAATGGGAATTACAGGTTATACGGCTGCAGATGGTATTTCCTTTAGCCAGCTTATCAACATTGAAAGATTATTAAACAGTACCGGGAGGTCTGTGTATTTAGAAGATGAAAATCTTTTGGATGGCGTTACCGCGCTTTCTGGAAGTGGGCCTGCTTATTTTTACTATATTATTGATGCTATGATTAAAGCAGGAATCGAAATGGGAATTGAAGAAAACCTTTCTAAATTATTTGTAAAACAAACCATGCTGGGAGCTTATCATCTCATTAATAATTCAGAAAAGAACCTTGAAGAACTGATCAAAGATGTAGCCTCCAAAGGTGGAACCACAGAAGCCGCTTTGAAAACTTTTGAAGAAAACAACTTTAAGGAAATTCTAAAACTGGGAATTTTAAATGCTGAAAAAAGAGCAAAAGAACTCAATAGCTAAATCTTTTTTCAATACACCTACACACCAGCCATCCTAAATACACACCGAACGTGTTCAGGAGGATATCATCTACCTCAAATATTCCCATTCTTGTAAAATATTGAAGTCCTTCCACAATGGTAATGGCTGGTATAAAAGTAAAAAGTAAAGATTTCAGATCTTCCAGTTTTGGAAAAATCCAGCCCAGGAAACCAAAAGGAATAAACATCACAATATTTCCCACCACAATAATTACAATATCCTTCCATGACATTGCACCCTGGATAAATTTTATGGTGGAAAACACGGGCTCAACCGTAATCAGATTATCCTCATACTGAAACCTGCCCATTCCAAAAAACATCAGATAAAGCAGAAACAGGGTGTAAGGAAGAATAATAATTTTATATAATTTCTTTAACATCGGATGCTAATATATTCATTTCAAAAACATTAAATTTGTATATTAAAATAATTTAATGAAATACGTTCTGCTAACACTTATTTCAGCAATGCTGCTGTCGGTCTCTTGGCCTACTTATGGAGTTCCGTTTTTTATATTTTTCGCCCTCGTTCCTCTTCTCATGATGGAACATGGAATTTCAAAATTTTCAGACTATAAAAGAAAAAGCTGGATGATCTTCGGGCTATCCTATCTTTGCTTTGTTATCTGGAATATTGTCACTACAGGATGGCTGTATGGCTCTAAAAACCCGGATGGCAGTCACTCTCTGATGGCTGTTGTATTCCCGGTTCTTGTCAATTCACTTTTATATTCTTTGGTGTTCCAATGTTATCATTGGTATAAAAATGCACAGGGAACCTATTGGGGATTAGGATTCTTTATCGCCATCTGGATGAGCTTTGAAAAATTCCACTTAGGCTGGGAACTTACCTGGCCCTGGCTGAACTTAGGAAACGTGTTTTCAGATTATCCAAAACTGATTCAATGGTATGATACCTTAGGAGCAACCGGAGGAAGCTTCTGGATCTTATTAATCAATGTTCTCATTTTCTATACTGTAAGAACATGGGAAGCCGGAAGAAAGAAAAAAGATTTGATTAAAAACTCATCAATTATAGTAGCTTTAATTGCTGTTCCGATGATCATTTCAATCATTAAATATAACGGTTTTAATGAAAAGCCATCCGGGCAGGTTAATGTACTGATGCTTCAGCCTGATCTTGATCCTTATGCTGAAAAATATTCAAAAGACAGCTTAACGATCGAACAGGATCTTTTGGCACTGGCCGAGAAAAATTCAACAACAAAAATAGATTACTATATTGCCCCGGAAACATCCCTGCCAGGCAGAGGTTCTATTTCTGAAACAGGCATTGAAAAGAGTTTACTTTTAAATAATATCAAGGACTTTTTATCTAGACATCCCGGATCTGTTTTTGCAACAGGAATTTCCTCACATCGTTTGTATTTCGATCCCGCAGCACTACCAAAAGAAGCTTACCAGATCAATCCTGGAGTTTGGGTAGCAAGCTACAACACCGCTATTCAGCTTGCTCCACAACAAAAAACTCAGATCTATCACAAAGGAAAATTGGTTCCCGGTGTTGAAATTTTCCCTTATATGAATGTTTTAAAACCTATTTTAGGGGATGCCATGCTGAATTTAGGAGGAACAGTTGCTTCTTTAGGGACAGATAAAGAAAGAATGGCCTTTTCCAACCCTTACAACAAAGGAAAAATGGCGCCTATTATTTGCTACGAAAGTATTTATGGGGAATTTGTCACTGATTATGTAAAGAAGGGAGCTAACTTTCTGGGTATTATGACCAACGATTCCTGGTGGGGCGTTACAGAAGGACACAAGCAACTTTTATCTTATGCAAAATTAAGAGCTATTGAAACCAGAAGAGAAATTGCCCGTGCTGCCAACAGTGGAATTTCAGCCCATATCAATGCTAAAGGAGAAGTGATGGCAGATACCTTCTACGGAGACCAAACCGCATTATTTTCAAAGATCAATCTTTATGAAGGAATGACATTTTACTCAAGAGCAGGAGATCTTCTTTCGAGATTTTCAATGTTTGCTTTAGGGTTTTTATTATTCTATTATCTGATTAAAAGATTTCAGGCAAAAATCAAAAAAGCTTAGTATTTGAATATCAGCCACACTGATTTTTATACTGAAAAAATATAATCTGCGTTATCTGCAAGATCTAAGAGATAGTAAACTCTCACTGATTAAGCTGATGACGCAGATTTTTTTATTTAGCAACCCATCAATATCATAATTTTCATACAAGCATCCATGTAAACCTGTAATATCCATGAGTAAACAAGTTCATTATCATGCCGCTATCCATAAACATCTTCGTAATCCGTGAGATCTGCGGGAAACTTTTTAGCATCATTTCCATCAAATCAATCTTTTTCACGGATAATAATAGATTATCAGAACAAAAAAAAAGAGAAGCCAGCTGGACGTCTGACTTCTCTCAAGATAGAATAAATGATTCAGTTATTTATTTAATAGTAATTTTTTTAGTGGTTATTTCGTTTTTTATTTTCAGTTTTAATAAATATACTCCTTTAGGAAGATGAGATACATCAATAGACTGATCTCTGTTTAAAATCACATTCAGCTTTCGGCCTTCCATTGAATAGATCTCAGCTTCTGAAACCTTCTCCCCTTTCATATAAACTTTATCAGAAGTTGGGTTAGGATATATAACAAAGTCTTTTTCACGATTGATCGTATTCTCTTTCGTTGCCAATGTTCCTTGTGCAGATGCATCAGAATATACCTTTGAAGCATCAATTGATCTTACACTCCAGTATACATTTTGAACAGACGGATCAAGATCCAGAAACCATGAAGGAGTCGTTACAATATATTTGGCAATATTATGTGAACCTGGTGTAGATCCTACTTTAATTTCATAACGTAGCGCATTAACTGGAGTTTTATCATCTGTTGCTCCACTCCATGTAAAGTTAAATCGGTTTCCGTTTTTAGTCAGATTCAAATGCGTTGGAGCCATTGGCTTTGCATTCTGCTCTGTAGCATTATTTTTAAAAACTTTTGTCAAAGAGGGAATATCCTGGCTGGCCCAATCAAATCCACTTAAAAAGACATCCAAATGATTATCATTATTAAAATCAAACAGCTGCATCGTTCCCGGTCCACCTAAGCTGTGTAAGCCTGTGATAGCCCCTTCAGTAAACGTCTGGCTGGATGCATTATATAAATAAGATTTTACAACTGCGTTATAATTAATATCTCCGGCAATCATAAAGTCATAATATCCATCATTATTCAAATCTCCAACACTTATTGAGGCTTCAGAAACCTCTGATGTGATTTGGTGAGTGATTAAATTACCGGTTCCGTCATTCATAAGAACTGCGAGATAGGGGTCATCATTCGCATCCTTACCCGCCACTACAATATCCTGAAAACCATCCGCATTAAAATCAGCCACTTCCAGTTTTCCTGAAATTAAAGAATCAAGAGCTTGTGTATCAACCAATGTTCCATTCTGATTAATATATACTTTAGAAACCGGATCACCATTAATATCTGAGCCTATAATAACCATATCCAAAAGCTGATCATTATTAAGATCTATCATTTTAAAGCTTCCATTTTGAGTTCCATCAGCCCAATTTTCAGTCATATCAAAGCCCGATCCTGTATTTTTATAAAAATCAACCGTATTTCTGAAGCCTCCTCCATGAGCAAATTGGGTCCCATTGATGGCATAGTCCTGCTTTCCGTCATGATTGAAGTCAAAAACTTCTAACGAGCCATAAATTTTTCCCGGAAGCTCCTCCTCTCTTGTGAAACCTACTCCGGTATTTTTAAAACGGTAATGCTTATAGTTTACAATATCCATATAGCTCAACCCGGTAGAAATAATATCCATCAACCCATCATTGTTATAGTCGATGAATTTTATATCGCCCAAATGCGTTACATCTCCACCCAGGTCCGTATAAGGCTGAAAGGTTGTTCCCGTATTCTGATACACTTCATTATAGGTAGCATCAGGGCTCCCATCTCCATCTGAATCTATAGCTCCATTGACTACAATATCCAGTGTACCATTATTATCTACATCAGCGATATCAGAAGCTGAGAAATAAAAATTGTTCATCCCGGTCTGTATCTCCGTAAAATTCTGAGCACATAAACCAACAGGCAGCATAGACAATAGAATATAAATTCTCTTCATAATTTTTATTTAGATTAATTAAAAACAAAGATAGAATATTATTTTTTTTGCTTTAAAAAAAACGGGTATGAAATATATCAGCACTGATTTACTGCTATATCCCGAAAATTCGAATATTTTAAAAAATCAATATTTATAATCAGTCACTTATTTACAAATATTTTCCAAAAGATTTGTCTATCTAAAAAATTCTTCGTTATTTTGCACTCTCAAATATTATACAAATAAGAACATCGAGATATGTCAAGAATTTGCCAAATAACAGGAAAGCGTGCAATGGTTGGTAACAACGTTTCTCACGCTAATAACAAAACGAAGCGTCGTTTTGAAATTAACTTATTAGAGAAGAAGTTTTACCTTCCAGAGCAAGATAAGCACGTTACACTGAAAGTATCAGCTCATGGATTGAGAGTGATTAACAAGATTGGAATCGAGGAAGCTATTGAAAGAGCTACAAGAAACGGATTGATTAAAAAGAATTAATAAATCATGGCAAAAAAAGGAAATAGAGTTCAAGTAATCCTTGAATGTACAGAGCACAAAGAAAGCGGTATGCCAGGAATGTCTAGATACATTTCTACAAAAAATAAAAAGAACACAACAGAAAGATTGGAATTGAAAAAATACAATCCTGTTCTTAAGAGATCTACCCTTCACAAAGAAATTAAGTAATTTTTAAATAATAACTTACCATGGCAAAGAAAGTAGTAGCAACCCTACAAACTGGGTCTAAGAAAATGACTAAAGTGGTGAAAATGGTGAAGTCTTCTAAATCAGGAGCTTACGTTTTCGAAGAAAAAGTAATGAATGCTGATGAAGTAGATGGTTTTTTGAAAAAATAATCAATACTTTATTTACAATATAAAAAACTACTCATATTTTGGGTAGTTTTTTTGTTATCTTTGTTCACCAGATTATTAATCAGTGAAATATGAAGAAGATTCTTGTACTAATGGGCACAGTTATTTTTCAATTTTCATTCAGTCAGAAAACGATGGATCCTATAGTATACAAAAGTTCACCAAAAGTTTTCAGCATCCCGGGATTATCACAATCAGTAAGCATTGATTGCGGTACTTCCAGAATGATTTTATTATCTGGTCAGGTTCCTTTAGATTCAAAAGGAAACCTGGTGGGAAATAATGTAGAGGAACAGACCCATCAGATTTTCAAAAACATTGAAAATATTCTGAAGGAGTATGAAGGTACGGGGAAAGATATCGTCAAACTGACTATCTTCATCACAGACATCTCAAAAACCCCGGATTTCAGAAAAATAAGGGATGAATATGTCAATCTTCAGAATCCTCCCGTAAGCAGCCTTGTAGAGGTCAATAAGCTTTTCAGGAATGATGTACTGATAGAAGTAGAAGCCACAGCAGTGATTAAAAACAAAAGATAAGAATAAACTAAAACTATGAGTTGGTTTAAAAATATTTTCAAAAAGGAAGAAAAAGAAACACTGGATAAAGGATTGGAAAAATCCAGCCAGGGGTTCTTTGAAAAAATGACGAAGGCCGTAGTCGGTAAAAGCAAAGTAGATGATGAAGTTCTGGATGATCTGGAAGAAGTACTGATTGCCTCTGACGTAGGCGCTTCCACTACCATTAAAATCATAGAGAGAATTGAAGAACGTGTTGCCCGCGACAAATATGTGGGCGTGAACGAACTGGATACCATTCTTCGTGAGGAAATTTCAGGATTACTTCTTGAAAATCCTCATGCAGGAACAGGAAATATCGATGCTTCAAAAAAACCTTACGTTATTATGGTCGTAGGAGTAAATGGAGTTGGAAAAACAACCACTATTGGAAAACTAGCTCACCAATTCAAATCCGAAGGCAAAAAAGTAGTTCTTGGAGCTGCTGATACCTTCAGAGCTGCTGCAGTAGATCAACTTGTTATATGGAGCGAGCGAGTGGGTGTTCCTATTGTAAAACAGGAAATGGGCTCTGATCCTGCCTCTGTAGCTTTTGATACCGTACAAAGTGCTGTAGCTCAAAATGCAGATGTTGTTATCATTGATACTGCAGGAAGACTTCATAATAAAATCAACCTGATGAACGAGCTTTCCAAGATTAAAAGAGTAATGCAAAAGGTGATTCCTGATGCTCCTCATGAAATCTTATTGGTTCTTGACGGTTCTACAGGACAAAATGCATTTGAACAGGCTAAACAATTTACAGCAGCAACAGAAGTGAATGCTTTAGCTGTGACAAAATTAGATGGAACAGCAAAAGGAGGTGTTGTTATCGGGATCTCAGATCAGTTCCAAATTCCAGTAAAATATATAGGAGTAGGTGAAAAAATGCAAGATCTGCAGCTTTTCAATGGTACGGAATTTGTAGACTCATTCTTCAAGAAAAGATGATTTACATCATGTTTTCCCTTATATTAGTAAAACAAATCATTTTTAAATATTAACCATTAAAAAATTTGCAACTATGGGAATTATAACATGGATCTTATTCGGTCTTATTGCAGGTGCAATCGCTAAAATGATTATGCCGGGAACTCAAGGAGGAGGTTGGCTAATCACTATTATCCTAGGAATTATAGGAGCATTTGTAGGAGGAGCTATAGGAGTTTACATTCTACATTGGGGAGATGTTACTTCATTCTGGAATCCAAGAAGCTGGATTCTTGCCATCGGAGGAGCTTTGATTGTCCTCTGGATTTACGGAATGGCCACGAAGAAAAGCTAATGTAATGCTGATAAAAAAATAAAATCCCGGATCTGAAATTTCAGATCCGGGATTTTTGTACAATATAATTTAGTTAGTTGTTGATTCTGATTTGGTAAGGCATTTCCATTTTTACCTCAGACTGTAATTTCTTGTCTGTAATCTGTTGTAAGATTTCATAGTTCGCCTTTCCTATTTTATTTTTGATAATTCTTGCAGAAACATCTTCTTCATTAAGATCTTTAAAGATTTGCTCGAATGGAGTCATTTTCTTAGGATAAGATTCTACATAGTAAGATTTCACCCCTGCTTTCTGTGCTGCAAACTTTACCGCATCATTAAGAGTTCCCAATTCATCTACCAGACCGATTTCCTTTGCACGGACACCACTCCATACTCTACCACCACCTACATTATCAATTTGTTCAAATGTTTTCTTTCTGTTTTGAGTAACGAAATGTACAAATCTTTTATAAGTACCTTCCACACTTCTCGTCATCATGTTTACTCCATAAGGAGTTACTCCGTTTAATCCTGAATAATACATTGAGTTAGCATTGGTAGCCACAACATCTGCACGAATACCATTCTTATTGGCTATATCTTTATAATAAGGTAATACTCCAAATACTCCAATAGAACCTGTAAGTGTATTAGGCTCCGAATAGATCTTATCTGCTGCCATCGCTACATAATAACCACCAGAAGCTGCATAATCACCAAAAGAAACTACCAATGGCTTTTTCTTTTTCAGTTGCTGCAATTCAAATAAAATTTCATCTGAAGCATTCGCACTTCCTCCAGGAGAGTTAATTCTGAATACAACCGCTTTTACTTTATCATCTTCCTGAAGCTTTTTAATATACTTAACATACTTCTCAGAATGAATATCATTATACTGATCACCATTATTGATAGATCCAGAAGCATATAATATAGCTACTTTTTCTCCTGACTTATCTTCATTAGTTAAAGAACTGATATAGTTGGTTAAAGAGACCTTATTCAGTTTTTCTTTATCTTTTACATTCAACTTCGTTTTAAGCATATCCTCATATTCTGATTTTTGGATAAGCTTATCTGCCAGTTTATATTTTAACCCCTGCTCAGGAATCATTCCATATAAGCTGTCAACAATCGTTCTGAATTGAGCAGTATCAATTTTTCTTGACGTTGCCATTTTATAAGATGTATTTTTCCAAAGGTCATTCAACAGGGTACTTAGCTGTTCTTTATTTTCCGGAGAAATATCATTTCTTAAGAAAGGCTCTACCGCAGACTTGAATTTACCATGACGGATCACCTCTATTCCAATACCATATTTGTCTGCAAAATCCTTAAAGAAAGTAACCTCAGTAGAAAGTCCTTTCAATTCTATTCCTCCCGCAGGATGAAGATAATACTGATCTGCTACTGACCCCAGATAATAAGCAGATTGAGAAACTCCGTTTCCGTAAGCGTATACAAACTTTCCACTTTTCTTGAAATCTTCAATAGCATTTCTAACATCGTCAATTTGAGTGAGTCCTGCATTCAGGTCATCCATCTCAATACTGATCCCTTTAATATTATCATCAGTTTTAGCTTTATTAATAGCCTCAAGTACATCATAAAGAAGTACATTCTTATTTTGGCTGCCTAAACCAAACAGATCCATTTGTTCTTCTGTAGGGCTGTCTATTATATTGGTCTTTAAATTAATCGTTAGAACCGAATTCTTTTTTACTACCACAGACTTGTCGCTTCCCATAGAACTAAACACAAGCATCATAATAAAAAAGACGAAAAACACAGCGCAAAGTATGATTATTGCTACTATATTTGCCAAAACATTTTTAAAGAAACTTCTCATAAATCAATCAATTTTCTAATATGTCGCAACAAAAGGTAGTTTTGTTACTCGGAAGTAACCTAGGAGAGCAAAAAAAAAATTTAGAGCTTGCTTTACAGAAAATAAGTGATGCCGGAAATCACATTTCACAAATAAGCGAATTTTTGATATCAGATCCTGTAGAATTTGCCAGTTCCAATATTTTTTGTAATATTGCAACAATAATATTCACGCATCTTTCACCAATTCAGCTGCTTGATTGTATTAAAGAGATAGAAGTTGAAATGGGAAGAATTAATGATTCAAAAGTATCCGGAGGTTACACAGACAGGATAATAGATATTGATATCATTACGTATAATGAATTAAATTTTAGATCAGAAAGATTAGAAATCCCTCATAAAAAACATCTTTTTGAAAGGGATTTTTCCAGAATATTATTAAAAGATTTTATTTAAAACATAAAACATATTGTATGAAATTAGGTTTATTATTATTGGCTACAACCTTGCCAATTGCAGCTTTCGCTCAGAATAGCAGTACTACAGTAAACTCTTCTACTGAGTATCCTAATACCTTCTCTTCAGGGTCAGCTAACGTACAGCCTTTTGACAACAAAGCCAGACGCTTCAGAGACTGGTCAATCTCCGTAGGAGGTGGTTCCGCATTTATGGTTCACTCTGCACTTAAATCTCTTCGTTCGGATAAGACGAATTGGGGATACAATGCTTATATAAGTATTGATAAGCAGATCTCACATACTTTCGGTTTAAGCCTTATTTACACCAGAGGAGAAACGAAACAAACAGGACAACTTCCTGGAGCTCCTGGAATAGCTGCGGGCGTAGCTACCGGAACTACACAGTTTGACCAAATCGCTTTGATGGGTGATATCAACTTTTCCAACTTATTAAGAAGAGTAGATAATCATTCCCCTTACAGATGGGCATTCCACGGGTATGGAGGAATTGGACTTCAAGGGTACAGAACTTCTTTACACGACAATGATCGAAACAGATGGAGTGACAATCCTAAAAGAACACCATTATTTGTAAAGCAGGACCTTGATATTAATTCTGTATATTATCAGGCTGGTTTAGGACTAAAGTATAATGTTTCACCACTTATTGATGTTGAAGCAAGAACCATGTATATTATCAGTGGGGAGCAGTCATTTGATGGTAGTGGATACAATAATTCAAGTTACGATCCTAAAGCGCCTACAGAATCAGGATATCGATATACAATCCTTAACAACAGAAGATCTTACAATGCCTGGACGGTATCTTTAGGAGTATCTTTCAAGTTAGGAAAGCATCTATCTCACCTAGCATGGCATGACCCACTTCAGGAAGCATACTACAAAACCAATGTTTTAGAAAATGCTGCTACAGACTTTGTTGTTTGTGAAAAAGGAGACCAGGACAATGATGGAGTATGTGATGATTGGGACAGACAACTTGATACTCCTGCAGGAGCAAGAGTAGATGGTGCCGGTGTTGCTTTAGATATGGATCTTGATGGTGTTATTGACTTATATGATAAGTGCGTAACCGTTCCTGGACCTGTTGAAAACAACGGATGCCCTATCAAATAATAAAAAAGCCTAAAGGCTATTTTCCAAAAAAAATTCAAAAAAATAAATAATACACGATGAAATTAAGTTTAGCAATCGTTGCATTGGCATTGACGATCCCTACCGTCAGCTATGCACAAGATTCATCAGCAGCTGCAGATGGAAAGTATCCTAATACTTTTACTTCTGGATCTGCGAATGTTTCCCCATTTACCAATCAATCAAAAAGATTTAATGACTGGTCTATTTCTGTAGGAGCAGGAGTTCCACTGCTTCAATCTGCAGATTTAACCTCCATTAAGAATGGTAATGGTAAAAACCTTTTCGGATATTCAGCTTATGTAAGTATTGATAAAGCGATCACCCATGCATTTGGAATCAATTTACAATATGACAAAGGTGAAACAAGACAAGGATGGTTCAATACCAAAGATGCAGCACCTGATGCAAAAGCAGTAGCAGGTAGAACTCAATATGATGCAATCTCAATTCTTGGAGATATTAACTTTTCTAACCTTTTAAGAAGAGTTGATAACCATTCTACTTACAGATGGGCATTACATGGATATGCCGGTATTGGTACCATTGCTTACAGAGCATACCAAAAAGATGCCACTGGACAAAGATTGATGACTGAAGTGAAACCATTTCAATTAGGCTCTATATTCATGCAGGCAGGTACAGGTCTGAAGTTTAAAGTAAACAGAAGACTTGATATTGAAGGTAGATTAATGTATGTAGTAACTGGTGATGATACTTTTGATGGTGGAGGTAATCCATACAGTGAGATCAACAGACGTTCTTCACAGGTTTCTGATAACTTCTTTAATGCAACTTTAGGACTTTCTGTAAAATTAGGAAAACATGAGTCTCACTTAATGTGGCATGACCCACTTCAGGAGATCTATTACAAACTTGATGTTTTGGCTAATAAAAACCAGGATATCGAAGTATGTAAGAAAGGGGATGCTGATAATGATGGAGTATGCGACGACTGGGACAGACAGCTTGACACTCCTGCAGGAGCTAGAGTGGATGGTGCCGGTGTTGCTCTTGATGCAGACCTTGATGGAGTTATTGACCTTTACGATAAATGTGTAACAGTTCCAGGACCTGTTGAAAACAACGGTTGTCCAATAGAGAAAAAAGATAATCATAAGACTGCTGTAGAAGTAGAAAAAACGTTGAAAGACATCTACTTTAACTTTAATAAGGCTAC is a genomic window of Chryseobacterium nakagawai containing:
- the rpmG gene encoding 50S ribosomal protein L33, giving the protein MAKKGNRVQVILECTEHKESGMPGMSRYISTKNKKNTTERLELKKYNPVLKRSTLHKEIK
- the ftsY gene encoding signal recognition particle-docking protein FtsY; the protein is MSWFKNIFKKEEKETLDKGLEKSSQGFFEKMTKAVVGKSKVDDEVLDDLEEVLIASDVGASTTIKIIERIEERVARDKYVGVNELDTILREEISGLLLENPHAGTGNIDASKKPYVIMVVGVNGVGKTTTIGKLAHQFKSEGKKVVLGAADTFRAAAVDQLVIWSERVGVPIVKQEMGSDPASVAFDTVQSAVAQNADVVIIDTAGRLHNKINLMNELSKIKRVMQKVIPDAPHEILLVLDGSTGQNAFEQAKQFTAATEVNALAVTKLDGTAKGGVVIGISDQFQIPVKYIGVGEKMQDLQLFNGTEFVDSFFKKR
- a CDS encoding DUF4295 family protein, translated to MAKKVVATLQTGSKKMTKVVKMVKSSKSGAYVFEEKVMNADEVDGFLKK
- the lnt gene encoding apolipoprotein N-acyltransferase; the protein is MKYVLLTLISAMLLSVSWPTYGVPFFIFFALVPLLMMEHGISKFSDYKRKSWMIFGLSYLCFVIWNIVTTGWLYGSKNPDGSHSLMAVVFPVLVNSLLYSLVFQCYHWYKNAQGTYWGLGFFIAIWMSFEKFHLGWELTWPWLNLGNVFSDYPKLIQWYDTLGATGGSFWILLINVLIFYTVRTWEAGRKKKDLIKNSSIIVALIAVPMIISIIKYNGFNEKPSGQVNVLMLQPDLDPYAEKYSKDSLTIEQDLLALAEKNSTTKIDYYIAPETSLPGRGSISETGIEKSLLLNNIKDFLSRHPGSVFATGISSHRLYFDPAALPKEAYQINPGVWVASYNTAIQLAPQQKTQIYHKGKLVPGVEIFPYMNVLKPILGDAMLNLGGTVASLGTDKERMAFSNPYNKGKMAPIICYESIYGEFVTDYVKKGANFLGIMTNDSWWGVTEGHKQLLSYAKLRAIETRREIARAANSGISAHINAKGEVMADTFYGDQTALFSKINLYEGMTFYSRAGDLLSRFSMFALGFLLFYYLIKRFQAKIKKA
- a CDS encoding VanZ family protein — encoded protein: MLKKLYKIIILPYTLFLLYLMFFGMGRFQYEDNLITVEPVFSTIKFIQGAMSWKDIVIIVVGNIVMFIPFGFLGWIFPKLEDLKSLLFTFIPAITIVEGLQYFTRMGIFEVDDILLNTFGVYLGWLVCRCIEKRFSY
- a CDS encoding T9SS type A sorting domain-containing protein, with the translated sequence MKRIYILLSMLPVGLCAQNFTEIQTGMNNFYFSASDIADVDNNGTLDIVVNGAIDSDGDGSPDATYNEVYQNTGTTFQPYTDLGGDVTHLGDIKFIDYNNDGLMDIISTGLSYMDIVNYKHYRFKNTGVGFTREEELPGKIYGSLEVFDFNHDGKQDYAINGTQFAHGGGFRNTVDFYKNTGSGFDMTENWADGTQNGSFKMIDLNNDQLLDMVIIGSDINGDPVSKVYINQNGTLVDTQALDSLISGKLEVADFNADGFQDIVVAGKDANDDPYLAVLMNDGTGNLITHQITSEVSEASISVGDLNNDGYYDFMIAGDINYNAVVKSYLYNASSQTFTEGAITGLHSLGGPGTMQLFDFNNDNHLDVFLSGFDWASQDIPSLTKVFKNNATEQNAKPMAPTHLNLTKNGNRFNFTWSGATDDKTPVNALRYEIKVGSTPGSHNIAKYIVTTPSWFLDLDPSVQNVYWSVRSIDASKVYSDASAQGTLATKENTINREKDFVIYPNPTSDKVYMKGEKVSEAEIYSMEGRKLNVILNRDQSIDVSHLPKGVYLLKLKIKNEITTKKITIK
- a CDS encoding GlsB/YeaQ/YmgE family stress response membrane protein — translated: MGIITWILFGLIAGAIAKMIMPGTQGGGWLITIILGIIGAFVGGAIGVYILHWGDVTSFWNPRSWILAIGGALIVLWIYGMATKKS
- a CDS encoding RidA family protein is translated as MKKILVLMGTVIFQFSFSQKTMDPIVYKSSPKVFSIPGLSQSVSIDCGTSRMILLSGQVPLDSKGNLVGNNVEEQTHQIFKNIENILKEYEGTGKDIVKLTIFITDISKTPDFRKIRDEYVNLQNPPVSSLVEVNKLFRNDVLIEVEATAVIKNKR
- the rpmB gene encoding 50S ribosomal protein L28; the protein is MSRICQITGKRAMVGNNVSHANNKTKRRFEINLLEKKFYLPEQDKHVTLKVSAHGLRVINKIGIEEAIERATRNGLIKKN
- the proC gene encoding pyrroline-5-carboxylate reductase: MKIAILGAGNMGLSFSKSFLKYELIKPENLHLITRSHTKIFKITGEFPKSKTSTFDEVTELDADLIIIAVKPQDFQTVAQNFKFTLKDNQMVLSIMAGINIEKIQKSLNHPLVVRAMPNSPTLLGMGITGYTAADGISFSQLINIERLLNSTGRSVYLEDENLLDGVTALSGSGPAYFYYIIDAMIKAGIEMGIEENLSKLFVKQTMLGAYHLINNSEKNLEELIKDVASKGGTTEAALKTFEENNFKEILKLGILNAEKRAKELNS